In Chaetodon trifascialis isolate fChaTrf1 chromosome 4, fChaTrf1.hap1, whole genome shotgun sequence, one DNA window encodes the following:
- the farp2 gene encoding FERM, ARHGEF and pleckstrin domain-containing protein 2 isoform X6: MGEIEGSYRVLQTPGTRLGAQFNAGISTLEPGQSLGGNMMSGSKSHGRGLQIRVQGLDESQEFFDIDPKAFGQTLLSEVFLRGNLMESDYFGLEFQKMQINWVWLEPTKPIVKQVRRPANVLFRLSVKFFPPDPGQLQEEYTRYLFSLQMKRDLMEGRLICTENTGALLASHLVQSEIGDYDDAADRDFLRTNKLLPYQEKVQERIMELHRRHLGQTPAESDFQILEIARKLEMYGVRFHPAADREGTKINLAVSHMGLQVFQGCTKINTFNWSKIRKLSFKRKRFLIKLHPEVHGPHQDTLEFMMASRDQCKIFWKICVEYHSFFRLFDQPQPKSKAILFTRGSSFRYSGRTQKQLVEYVRENGAKRTPYQRRNSKIRMSARSLATDVPKQTLSFNDSLRAPGSPSSAAVSFYPTHISSVLPRTDLQPLPQPLSTLSQSPAPPQQHQHQQQQPQSPLQAARPPSPPREDPVKAAPPSHYAFQDSAVDSPQLSPLNLKGPLCLSPSFQMSTLSLPGQAPSPLQSPILSERYPTDKAYFIAKEILTTERTYLKDLEVITVWFRSAVIKENAMPEGLMTLLFSNIDPIYEFHRGFLKELDQRLALWEGRSNAHVKGDYQRIGDVMLRNMCALKEFTSYLQKHDEVLTELEKATKRLKKLETVYKEFELQKVCYLPLNTFLLKPIQRLMHYKLILERLCKHYSPTHRDHDDCKEALKEVADIATQLQSSLIRLENFQKLTELQRDLIGIENLTAPGREFIREGCLYKLTKKGLQQRMFFLFSDMLLYTSKGVTATNQFKVHGQLPLHGMILIVLDAPVEESENEWSVPHCFTIYSAQRTIVVAASSKVEMGKWIEDLNMAIDIAKKSQEKSSIFLDAGLGDHSNRSSDEVSLEQESEDDMNSSRTSLDKQTHHRANTTMHVCWHRNTSVSMSDHSQAVENQLSGYLLRKFKNSNGWQKLWVVFTNFCLFFYKTHQDDFPLASLPLLGYTVSTPEESDSIHKEYVFKLQFKSHVYFFRAESEYTFERWMEVIKSAASTTGRMSLLIPKGGPMEINGN; encoded by the exons ATGGGGGAGATCGAGGGTTCATACCGGGTCCTGCAGACCCCTGGAACAAGGCTGGGAGCCCAGTTCAATGCTGGTATCAGCACTCTGGAGCCGGGCCAGAGCCTCGGGGGCAACATGATGAGCGGGAGCAAAAGCCACGGGCGAGGGCTGCAGATCCGTGTGCAGGGCCTGGACGAGTCCCAGGAGTTCTTTGATATCGAC ccAAAAGCTTTTGGACAGACCCTCCTCTCTGAGGTTTTCCTGAGAGGCAACCTCATGGAGAGTGATTACTTTGGCCTGGAGTTTCAGAAGATGCAGATAAACTGG gTTTGGCTGGAACCCACGAAACCCATCGTGAAACAAGTCAGAA gacCAGCGAATGTGCTCTTTAGACTGtcagtgaaattctttcctcCAGACCCCggtcagctgcaggaggagtACACGAG GTACTTATTCTCgctgcagatgaaaagagaTCTGATGGAGGGCAGGTTGATCTGCACAGAGAATACTGGAGCCCTGCTGGCCTCTCACCTGGTCCAGT CGGAGATCGGCGACTACGACGATGCAGCAGACCGAGACTTCCTGAGGACAAACAAGCTGTTGCCTTACCAAGAGAAGGTGCAAGAGAGGATCATGGAGCTCCATCGCAGGCACCT gGGCCAGACTCCAGCTGAATCAGATTTCCAAATCCTGGAGATCGCCCGTAAACTGGAGATGTACGGCGTGCGCTTCCACCCGGCAGCCGACCGAGAAGGCACCAAAATCAATCTGGCCGTTTCTCATATGGGCCTTCAGGTGTTTCAG gGCTGCACCAAAATCAATACCTTCAATTGGTCCAAGATTCGCAAACTGAGCTTCAAGAGGAAACGTTTCCTGATCAAACTCCACCCAGAGGTTCAC GGGCCCCATCAGGACACACTCGAGTTCATGATGGCCAGTCGAGACCAGTGTAAAATCTTCTGGAAGATCTGTGTGGAATACCACTCGTTTTTCCGTTTGTTCGACCAACCGCAGCCCAAATCCAAAGCTATCCTCTTCACCAGAGGCTCCTCCTTCAGATACAG TGGAAGGACCCAGAAGCAGCTCGTGGAGTACGTCAGGGAAAACGGAGCGAAGAGGACGCCATAccagag GAGGAACAGTAAAATACGAATGTCTGCTCGCTCCCTCGCCACAGACGTGCCAAAACAG ACCTTGTCATTCAATGACAGTCTCAGGGCCCCAGGCTCTCCTTCCTCCGCTGCTGTGTCCTTCTACCCAACGCACATCTCAAGTGTTCTCCCGCGAACTGATCTCCAACCTCTGCCCCAGCCTTTGTCCACACTGAGCCAGTCTCCAGCGCCTccccagcagcaccagcaccagcagcagcagcctcagtcCCCTCTGCAAGCCGCCAGACCCCCCAGCCCTCCGAGGGAAGATCCCGTCAAGGCCGCTCCCCCGTCTCACTACGCTTTTCAAG ATTCAGCCGTGGACAGCCCTCAGCTCTCGCCCCTCAACCTCAAAGGCCCCCTCTGCCTCTCACCCTCCTTCCAGATGTCGACCCTCAGCCTGCCGGGCCAGGCCCCGTCGCCCCTGCAAAGCCCCATCCTGAGCGAG cgaTATCCCACCGACAAGGCCTACTTCATTGCCAAAGAGATTCTGACCACAGAGCGAACGTACCTGAAAGACCTCGAGGTCATCACTGTG TGGTTCCGCAGTGCTGTGATCAAAGAAAACGCCATGCCCGAAGGCCTGATGACCCTCCTCTTCTCCAACATCGACCCCATCTATGAGTTCCATCGAGGCTTCCTCAAGGAGTTAGACCAGAGGCTGGCTCTCTG GGAGGGGCGCTCTAACGCTCACGTCAAAGGGGACTACCAGAGGATCGGTGACGTGATGCTCAGGAACATGTGTGCTCTTAAG GAATTCACCAGCTACCTGCAGAAACACGACGAGGTGTTAACGGAGCTGGAGAAAGCCACCAAGAGGCTGAAGAAGCTGGAGACGGTCTACAAAGAGTTCGAACTGCAGAAAGTCTGCTACCTGCCCCTCAACACATTCCTGCTCAAGCCCATCCAGCGCCTCATGCACTACAAGCTCATCCTGGAGAGACTGTGCAAGCATTATTCTCCCACTCACCGCGATCACGACGACTGCAAGG agGCTCTGAAGGAGGTCGCTGACATCGCCACTCAGCTCCAGAGCAGTCTCATCCGGCTGGAGAACTTCCAGAAGCTGacggagctgcagagagacctGATTGGCATCGAGAACTTGACGGCGCCGGGCAGA gagTTCATACGAGAGGGATGTCTTTACAAGCTGACCAAGAAaggactgcagcagaggatGTTTTTCCTG TTCTCGGACATGCTGCTCTACACAAGCAAAGGCGTGACGGCCACCAATCAGTTCAAAGTGCACGGCCAGCTGCCCCTTCACGGCATGATC CTCATAGTGCTGGATGCACCG GTGGAGGAAAGTGAAAACGAGTGGTCGGTGCCGCACTGCTTCACCATCTACTCTGCTCAGAGGACCATCGTGGTGGCTGCCAG ctCTAAGGTGGAGATGGGGAAGTGGATCGAGGATCTGAACATGGCTATCGACATTGCCAAGAAGTCACAGGAGAAATCCAGCATCTTCCTCGACGCTGGACTCGGCGATCACTCCAACC gaTCGTCTGATGAGGTCTCTCTGGAGCAGGAGTCGGAGGATGACATGAACTCCTCCCGCACTTCACTGGACAAGCAGACACACCACCGTGCCAACACCACCATGCACGTGTGCTGGCACCGCAACACCAGCGTGTCCATGTCTGACCACAGCCAGGCTGTGGAG AACCAGCTCTCAGGTTACCTCCTGAGGAAGTTCAAGAACAGTAACGGCTGGCAGAAACTCTGGGTCGTTTTCACCAACTTCTGCTTGTTCTTCTACAAGACTCACCAG GACGACTTCCCGCTGGCCAGCCTCCCCCTGCTCGGCTACACGGTCAGCACCCCCGAAGAGTCCGACAGCATCCACAAGGAGTACGTCTTCAAACTGCAGTTCAAGTCCCATGTTTACTTTTTCCGGGCGGAGAGCGAGTACACCTTTGAGAG atgGATGGAGGTGATCAAAAGTGCCGCCAGCACGACGGGCCGGATGAGCCTGCTCATACCCAAAGGAGGTCCCATGGAGATAAACGGAAACTGA
- the farp2 gene encoding FERM, ARHGEF and pleckstrin domain-containing protein 2 isoform X4: MGEIEGSYRVLQTPGTRLGAQFNAGISTLEPGQSLGGNMMSGSKSHGRGLQIRVQGLDESQEFFDIDPKAFGQTLLSEVFLRGNLMESDYFGLEFQKMQINWVWLEPTKPIVKQVRRPANVLFRLSVKFFPPDPGQLQEEYTRYLFSLQMKRDLMEGRLICTENTGALLASHLVQSEIGDYDDAADRDFLRTNKLLPYQEKVQERIMELHRRHLGQTPAESDFQILEIARKLEMYGVRFHPAADREGTKINLAVSHMGLQVFQGCTKINTFNWSKIRKLSFKRKRFLIKLHPEVHGPHQDTLEFMMASRDQCKIFWKICVEYHSFFRLFDQPQPKSKAILFTRGSSFRYSGRTQKQLVEYVRENGAKRTPYQRRNSKIRMSARSLATDVPKQTLSFNDSLRAPGSPSSAAVSFYPTHISSVLPRTDLQPLPQPLSTLSQSPAPPQQHQHQQQQPQSPLQAARPPSPPREDPVKAAPPSHYAFQDSAVDSPQLSPLNLKGPLCLSPSFQMSTLSLPGQAPSPLQSPILSEVGSNARLEEEEEGRRKRYPTDKAYFIAKEILTTERTYLKDLEVITVWFRSAVIKENAMPEGLMTLLFSNIDPIYEFHRGFLKELDQRLALWEGRSNAHVKGDYQRIGDVMLRNMCALKEFTSYLQKHDEVLTELEKATKRLKKLETVYKEFELQKVCYLPLNTFLLKPIQRLMHYKLILERLCKHYSPTHRDHDDCKEALKEVADIATQLQSSLIRLENFQKLTELQRDLIGIENLTAPGREFIREGCLYKLTKKGLQQRMFFLFSDMLLYTSKGVTATNQFKVHGQLPLHGMIVEESENEWSVPHCFTIYSAQRTIVVAASSKVEMGKWIEDLNMAIDIAKKSQEKSSIFLDAGLGDHSNRSSDEVSLEQESEDDMNSSRTSLDKQTHHRANTTMHVCWHRNTSVSMSDHSQAVENQLSGYLLRKFKNSNGWQKLWVVFTNFCLFFYKTHQDDFPLASLPLLGYTVSTPEESDSIHKEYVFKLQFKSHVYFFRAESEYTFERWMEVIKSAASTTGRMSLLIPKGGPMEINGN, translated from the exons ATGGGGGAGATCGAGGGTTCATACCGGGTCCTGCAGACCCCTGGAACAAGGCTGGGAGCCCAGTTCAATGCTGGTATCAGCACTCTGGAGCCGGGCCAGAGCCTCGGGGGCAACATGATGAGCGGGAGCAAAAGCCACGGGCGAGGGCTGCAGATCCGTGTGCAGGGCCTGGACGAGTCCCAGGAGTTCTTTGATATCGAC ccAAAAGCTTTTGGACAGACCCTCCTCTCTGAGGTTTTCCTGAGAGGCAACCTCATGGAGAGTGATTACTTTGGCCTGGAGTTTCAGAAGATGCAGATAAACTGG gTTTGGCTGGAACCCACGAAACCCATCGTGAAACAAGTCAGAA gacCAGCGAATGTGCTCTTTAGACTGtcagtgaaattctttcctcCAGACCCCggtcagctgcaggaggagtACACGAG GTACTTATTCTCgctgcagatgaaaagagaTCTGATGGAGGGCAGGTTGATCTGCACAGAGAATACTGGAGCCCTGCTGGCCTCTCACCTGGTCCAGT CGGAGATCGGCGACTACGACGATGCAGCAGACCGAGACTTCCTGAGGACAAACAAGCTGTTGCCTTACCAAGAGAAGGTGCAAGAGAGGATCATGGAGCTCCATCGCAGGCACCT gGGCCAGACTCCAGCTGAATCAGATTTCCAAATCCTGGAGATCGCCCGTAAACTGGAGATGTACGGCGTGCGCTTCCACCCGGCAGCCGACCGAGAAGGCACCAAAATCAATCTGGCCGTTTCTCATATGGGCCTTCAGGTGTTTCAG gGCTGCACCAAAATCAATACCTTCAATTGGTCCAAGATTCGCAAACTGAGCTTCAAGAGGAAACGTTTCCTGATCAAACTCCACCCAGAGGTTCAC GGGCCCCATCAGGACACACTCGAGTTCATGATGGCCAGTCGAGACCAGTGTAAAATCTTCTGGAAGATCTGTGTGGAATACCACTCGTTTTTCCGTTTGTTCGACCAACCGCAGCCCAAATCCAAAGCTATCCTCTTCACCAGAGGCTCCTCCTTCAGATACAG TGGAAGGACCCAGAAGCAGCTCGTGGAGTACGTCAGGGAAAACGGAGCGAAGAGGACGCCATAccagag GAGGAACAGTAAAATACGAATGTCTGCTCGCTCCCTCGCCACAGACGTGCCAAAACAG ACCTTGTCATTCAATGACAGTCTCAGGGCCCCAGGCTCTCCTTCCTCCGCTGCTGTGTCCTTCTACCCAACGCACATCTCAAGTGTTCTCCCGCGAACTGATCTCCAACCTCTGCCCCAGCCTTTGTCCACACTGAGCCAGTCTCCAGCGCCTccccagcagcaccagcaccagcagcagcagcctcagtcCCCTCTGCAAGCCGCCAGACCCCCCAGCCCTCCGAGGGAAGATCCCGTCAAGGCCGCTCCCCCGTCTCACTACGCTTTTCAAG ATTCAGCCGTGGACAGCCCTCAGCTCTCGCCCCTCAACCTCAAAGGCCCCCTCTGCCTCTCACCCTCCTTCCAGATGTCGACCCTCAGCCTGCCGGGCCAGGCCCCGTCGCCCCTGCAAAGCCCCATCCTGAGCGAGGTGGGCAGCAATGCCAGgctagaggaggaggaggagggcaggaggaag cgaTATCCCACCGACAAGGCCTACTTCATTGCCAAAGAGATTCTGACCACAGAGCGAACGTACCTGAAAGACCTCGAGGTCATCACTGTG TGGTTCCGCAGTGCTGTGATCAAAGAAAACGCCATGCCCGAAGGCCTGATGACCCTCCTCTTCTCCAACATCGACCCCATCTATGAGTTCCATCGAGGCTTCCTCAAGGAGTTAGACCAGAGGCTGGCTCTCTG GGAGGGGCGCTCTAACGCTCACGTCAAAGGGGACTACCAGAGGATCGGTGACGTGATGCTCAGGAACATGTGTGCTCTTAAG GAATTCACCAGCTACCTGCAGAAACACGACGAGGTGTTAACGGAGCTGGAGAAAGCCACCAAGAGGCTGAAGAAGCTGGAGACGGTCTACAAAGAGTTCGAACTGCAGAAAGTCTGCTACCTGCCCCTCAACACATTCCTGCTCAAGCCCATCCAGCGCCTCATGCACTACAAGCTCATCCTGGAGAGACTGTGCAAGCATTATTCTCCCACTCACCGCGATCACGACGACTGCAAGG agGCTCTGAAGGAGGTCGCTGACATCGCCACTCAGCTCCAGAGCAGTCTCATCCGGCTGGAGAACTTCCAGAAGCTGacggagctgcagagagacctGATTGGCATCGAGAACTTGACGGCGCCGGGCAGA gagTTCATACGAGAGGGATGTCTTTACAAGCTGACCAAGAAaggactgcagcagaggatGTTTTTCCTG TTCTCGGACATGCTGCTCTACACAAGCAAAGGCGTGACGGCCACCAATCAGTTCAAAGTGCACGGCCAGCTGCCCCTTCACGGCATGATC GTGGAGGAAAGTGAAAACGAGTGGTCGGTGCCGCACTGCTTCACCATCTACTCTGCTCAGAGGACCATCGTGGTGGCTGCCAG ctCTAAGGTGGAGATGGGGAAGTGGATCGAGGATCTGAACATGGCTATCGACATTGCCAAGAAGTCACAGGAGAAATCCAGCATCTTCCTCGACGCTGGACTCGGCGATCACTCCAACC gaTCGTCTGATGAGGTCTCTCTGGAGCAGGAGTCGGAGGATGACATGAACTCCTCCCGCACTTCACTGGACAAGCAGACACACCACCGTGCCAACACCACCATGCACGTGTGCTGGCACCGCAACACCAGCGTGTCCATGTCTGACCACAGCCAGGCTGTGGAG AACCAGCTCTCAGGTTACCTCCTGAGGAAGTTCAAGAACAGTAACGGCTGGCAGAAACTCTGGGTCGTTTTCACCAACTTCTGCTTGTTCTTCTACAAGACTCACCAG GACGACTTCCCGCTGGCCAGCCTCCCCCTGCTCGGCTACACGGTCAGCACCCCCGAAGAGTCCGACAGCATCCACAAGGAGTACGTCTTCAAACTGCAGTTCAAGTCCCATGTTTACTTTTTCCGGGCGGAGAGCGAGTACACCTTTGAGAG atgGATGGAGGTGATCAAAAGTGCCGCCAGCACGACGGGCCGGATGAGCCTGCTCATACCCAAAGGAGGTCCCATGGAGATAAACGGAAACTGA
- the farp2 gene encoding FERM, ARHGEF and pleckstrin domain-containing protein 2 isoform X1 → MGEIEGSYRVLQTPGTRLGAQFNAGISTLEPGQSLGGNMMSGSKSHGRGLQIRVQGLDESQEFFDIDPKAFGQTLLSEVFLRGNLMESDYFGLEFQKMQINWVWLEPTKPIVKQVRRPANVLFRLSVKFFPPDPGQLQEEYTRYLFSLQMKRDLMEGRLICTENTGALLASHLVQSEIGDYDDAADRDFLRTNKLLPYQEKVQERIMELHRRHLGQTPAESDFQILEIARKLEMYGVRFHPAADREGTKINLAVSHMGLQVFQGCTKINTFNWSKIRKLSFKRKRFLIKLHPEVHGPHQDTLEFMMASRDQCKIFWKICVEYHSFFRLFDQPQPKSKAILFTRGSSFRYSGRTQKQLVEYVRENGAKRTPYQRRNSKIRMSARSLATDVPKQTLSFNDSLRAPGSPSSAAVSFYPTHISSVLPRTDLQPLPQPLSTLSQSPAPPQQHQHQQQQPQSPLQAARPPSPPREDPVKAAPPSHYAFQDSAVDSPQLSPLNLKGPLCLSPSFQMSTLSLPGQAPSPLQSPILSEVGSNARLEEEEEGRRKVHCSHATLPPPASKPLRYPTDKAYFIAKEILTTERTYLKDLEVITVWFRSAVIKENAMPEGLMTLLFSNIDPIYEFHRGFLKELDQRLALWEGRSNAHVKGDYQRIGDVMLRNMCALKEFTSYLQKHDEVLTELEKATKRLKKLETVYKEFELQKVCYLPLNTFLLKPIQRLMHYKLILERLCKHYSPTHRDHDDCKEALKEVADIATQLQSSLIRLENFQKLTELQRDLIGIENLTAPGREFIREGCLYKLTKKGLQQRMFFLFSDMLLYTSKGVTATNQFKVHGQLPLHGMIVEESENEWSVPHCFTIYSAQRTIVVAASSKVEMGKWIEDLNMAIDIAKKSQEKSSIFLDAGLGDHSNRSSDEVSLEQESEDDMNSSRTSLDKQTHHRANTTMHVCWHRNTSVSMSDHSQAVENQLSGYLLRKFKNSNGWQKLWVVFTNFCLFFYKTHQDDFPLASLPLLGYTVSTPEESDSIHKEYVFKLQFKSHVYFFRAESEYTFERWMEVIKSAASTTGRMSLLIPKGGPMEINGN, encoded by the exons ATGGGGGAGATCGAGGGTTCATACCGGGTCCTGCAGACCCCTGGAACAAGGCTGGGAGCCCAGTTCAATGCTGGTATCAGCACTCTGGAGCCGGGCCAGAGCCTCGGGGGCAACATGATGAGCGGGAGCAAAAGCCACGGGCGAGGGCTGCAGATCCGTGTGCAGGGCCTGGACGAGTCCCAGGAGTTCTTTGATATCGAC ccAAAAGCTTTTGGACAGACCCTCCTCTCTGAGGTTTTCCTGAGAGGCAACCTCATGGAGAGTGATTACTTTGGCCTGGAGTTTCAGAAGATGCAGATAAACTGG gTTTGGCTGGAACCCACGAAACCCATCGTGAAACAAGTCAGAA gacCAGCGAATGTGCTCTTTAGACTGtcagtgaaattctttcctcCAGACCCCggtcagctgcaggaggagtACACGAG GTACTTATTCTCgctgcagatgaaaagagaTCTGATGGAGGGCAGGTTGATCTGCACAGAGAATACTGGAGCCCTGCTGGCCTCTCACCTGGTCCAGT CGGAGATCGGCGACTACGACGATGCAGCAGACCGAGACTTCCTGAGGACAAACAAGCTGTTGCCTTACCAAGAGAAGGTGCAAGAGAGGATCATGGAGCTCCATCGCAGGCACCT gGGCCAGACTCCAGCTGAATCAGATTTCCAAATCCTGGAGATCGCCCGTAAACTGGAGATGTACGGCGTGCGCTTCCACCCGGCAGCCGACCGAGAAGGCACCAAAATCAATCTGGCCGTTTCTCATATGGGCCTTCAGGTGTTTCAG gGCTGCACCAAAATCAATACCTTCAATTGGTCCAAGATTCGCAAACTGAGCTTCAAGAGGAAACGTTTCCTGATCAAACTCCACCCAGAGGTTCAC GGGCCCCATCAGGACACACTCGAGTTCATGATGGCCAGTCGAGACCAGTGTAAAATCTTCTGGAAGATCTGTGTGGAATACCACTCGTTTTTCCGTTTGTTCGACCAACCGCAGCCCAAATCCAAAGCTATCCTCTTCACCAGAGGCTCCTCCTTCAGATACAG TGGAAGGACCCAGAAGCAGCTCGTGGAGTACGTCAGGGAAAACGGAGCGAAGAGGACGCCATAccagag GAGGAACAGTAAAATACGAATGTCTGCTCGCTCCCTCGCCACAGACGTGCCAAAACAG ACCTTGTCATTCAATGACAGTCTCAGGGCCCCAGGCTCTCCTTCCTCCGCTGCTGTGTCCTTCTACCCAACGCACATCTCAAGTGTTCTCCCGCGAACTGATCTCCAACCTCTGCCCCAGCCTTTGTCCACACTGAGCCAGTCTCCAGCGCCTccccagcagcaccagcaccagcagcagcagcctcagtcCCCTCTGCAAGCCGCCAGACCCCCCAGCCCTCCGAGGGAAGATCCCGTCAAGGCCGCTCCCCCGTCTCACTACGCTTTTCAAG ATTCAGCCGTGGACAGCCCTCAGCTCTCGCCCCTCAACCTCAAAGGCCCCCTCTGCCTCTCACCCTCCTTCCAGATGTCGACCCTCAGCCTGCCGGGCCAGGCCCCGTCGCCCCTGCAAAGCCCCATCCTGAGCGAGGTGGGCAGCAATGCCAGgctagaggaggaggaggagggcaggaggaagGTACACTGCTCACATGCCACCCTTCCACCCCCTGCCTCAAAACCCCTT cgaTATCCCACCGACAAGGCCTACTTCATTGCCAAAGAGATTCTGACCACAGAGCGAACGTACCTGAAAGACCTCGAGGTCATCACTGTG TGGTTCCGCAGTGCTGTGATCAAAGAAAACGCCATGCCCGAAGGCCTGATGACCCTCCTCTTCTCCAACATCGACCCCATCTATGAGTTCCATCGAGGCTTCCTCAAGGAGTTAGACCAGAGGCTGGCTCTCTG GGAGGGGCGCTCTAACGCTCACGTCAAAGGGGACTACCAGAGGATCGGTGACGTGATGCTCAGGAACATGTGTGCTCTTAAG GAATTCACCAGCTACCTGCAGAAACACGACGAGGTGTTAACGGAGCTGGAGAAAGCCACCAAGAGGCTGAAGAAGCTGGAGACGGTCTACAAAGAGTTCGAACTGCAGAAAGTCTGCTACCTGCCCCTCAACACATTCCTGCTCAAGCCCATCCAGCGCCTCATGCACTACAAGCTCATCCTGGAGAGACTGTGCAAGCATTATTCTCCCACTCACCGCGATCACGACGACTGCAAGG agGCTCTGAAGGAGGTCGCTGACATCGCCACTCAGCTCCAGAGCAGTCTCATCCGGCTGGAGAACTTCCAGAAGCTGacggagctgcagagagacctGATTGGCATCGAGAACTTGACGGCGCCGGGCAGA gagTTCATACGAGAGGGATGTCTTTACAAGCTGACCAAGAAaggactgcagcagaggatGTTTTTCCTG TTCTCGGACATGCTGCTCTACACAAGCAAAGGCGTGACGGCCACCAATCAGTTCAAAGTGCACGGCCAGCTGCCCCTTCACGGCATGATC GTGGAGGAAAGTGAAAACGAGTGGTCGGTGCCGCACTGCTTCACCATCTACTCTGCTCAGAGGACCATCGTGGTGGCTGCCAG ctCTAAGGTGGAGATGGGGAAGTGGATCGAGGATCTGAACATGGCTATCGACATTGCCAAGAAGTCACAGGAGAAATCCAGCATCTTCCTCGACGCTGGACTCGGCGATCACTCCAACC gaTCGTCTGATGAGGTCTCTCTGGAGCAGGAGTCGGAGGATGACATGAACTCCTCCCGCACTTCACTGGACAAGCAGACACACCACCGTGCCAACACCACCATGCACGTGTGCTGGCACCGCAACACCAGCGTGTCCATGTCTGACCACAGCCAGGCTGTGGAG AACCAGCTCTCAGGTTACCTCCTGAGGAAGTTCAAGAACAGTAACGGCTGGCAGAAACTCTGGGTCGTTTTCACCAACTTCTGCTTGTTCTTCTACAAGACTCACCAG GACGACTTCCCGCTGGCCAGCCTCCCCCTGCTCGGCTACACGGTCAGCACCCCCGAAGAGTCCGACAGCATCCACAAGGAGTACGTCTTCAAACTGCAGTTCAAGTCCCATGTTTACTTTTTCCGGGCGGAGAGCGAGTACACCTTTGAGAG atgGATGGAGGTGATCAAAAGTGCCGCCAGCACGACGGGCCGGATGAGCCTGCTCATACCCAAAGGAGGTCCCATGGAGATAAACGGAAACTGA